In Pochonia chlamydosporia 170 chromosome 3, whole genome shotgun sequence, the following are encoded in one genomic region:
- a CDS encoding ubiquinol-cytochrome-c reductase complex subunit (QCR10) domain-containing protein: MVYSTPVRAAAFKSAYGPKYQFQPNLNGWNKTTLFRASVRSASFGGAAVVGALLYVSGIPRVQQDVLQKIPFVGRYFVQPEVHPQDNPF, encoded by the exons ATGGTCTACTCT ACTCCTGTCCGCGCTGCGGCATTCAAGAGCGCCTACGGCCCCAA GTACCAGTTCCAACCTAACCTCAATGGATGGAACAAGACCACTCTCTTCCGAGC GAGCGTGAGATCTGCCTCTTTCGGTGGTGCCGCCGTTGTCGGTGCCCTCCTCTACGTTTCCGGCATTCCTCGCGTCCAGCAGGACGTTCTCCAG AAAATCCCCTTCGTTGGCCGTTACTTCGTTCAGCCCGAAGTCCACCCTCAGGACAAC CCCTTCTAA
- a CDS encoding mediator of RNA polymerase II transcription subunit 4 (similar to Metarhizium acridum CQMa 102 XP_007810331.1) → MDKYIDSRFERLEKALSNLIDSVTKYHPSTIQAEELKAADSELSKGLEEVQIHQNNYLRIQKLRQSSAALDTQIRDTLTSLANTRKDIVTTHTTTFPSEPNYPIAYEELLRYARRISKTTLPPAATIEGAATPVETQSPNPESQPQSALTPSARTPSQPQSPAINGTPQLASEQPTQQTAVAMNTSLPEGMSQYLNPLSGQLFFPWPLEDKIRSGSLASYQVLVEQGIDPKGYDPATEEERKRKEEEERKAREEQEKAEREAREKQLREERERARAERERQREKELAEWRRASIVSGHPDGPGPSRAGTGLGEKKQFQFTNLDDLDDDDDDD, encoded by the exons ATGGACAAATACATTGACAGTCGTTTTGAGCGACTGGAAAAGGCGTTGTCAAATCTAATTGACTCCGTCACGAAATATCACCCTTCCACCATCCAAGCCGAGGAACTGAAAGCCGCAGACAGTGAACTAAGCAAAGGTCTCGAAGAAG TTCAAATCCATCAGAACAACTACCTCCGCATTCAAAAGCTGCGCCAATCCTCCGCCGCGCTGGACACCCAAATCCGCGACACTCTCACGAGCCTCGCCAACACGCGCAAGGACATCGTCACCACGCACACGACTACCTTTCCATCCGAGCCAAACTACCCCATCGCATACGAAGAACTCCTCCGCTACGCGCGACGAATCAGCAAGACTACCCTCCCTCCAGCCGCGACCATCGAAGGCGCCGCGACACCGGTAGAAACGCAGTCGCCCAACCCCGAGTCTCAACCACAGTCGGCTCTTACGCCATCTGCGCGAACGCCTTCGCAGCCGCAGAGTCCCGCGATCAACGGGACACCGCAGCTGGCTTCGGAGCAGCCAACGCAGCAAACCGCTGTGGCTATGAATACGAGTCTGCCAGAGGGGATGAGCCAGTATCTCAACCCGCTATCTGGACAACTCTTCTTCCCCTGGCCGTTGGAGGACAAAATTCGCTCCGGGTCACTGGCTTCGTATCAGGTTCTTGTCGAGCAGGGCATTGATCCTAAGGGGTACGACCCCGCTACAGAAGAGGAAAGGAAGcgcaaggaggaagaggaacgCAAGGCGAgggaggagcaggagaaggcTGAGCGTGAGGCACGCGAGAAACAGCTTCGTGAGGAACGAGAGAGAGCTCGTGCTGAGAGAGAGAGGCAGCGCGAGAAGGAGCTCGCGGAATGGAGGCGGGCGAGTATTGTTAGCGGGCATCCTGATGGGCCGGGACCTTCGAGAGCAGGGACGGGTCTTGGAGAGAAGAAGCAGTTTCAGTTTACAAACTTGGATGATctggatgacgatgacgacgatgattgA